The Euphorbia lathyris chromosome 4, ddEupLath1.1, whole genome shotgun sequence genomic interval TCctactaaaatataaaatatgcaGTTTATTCTTTTGTGTTACCTGATCTTAGAGCATCCCTAGTGGTAGTGgtgttatttactttttaccaaaTTGATGAAGTAATAACTAACCATTAGAGGTTATCACTTGATTGTTACCAAATACAGTGTGTTAACATACAGTAAATAATTCCcaaaaatccaaaattaaaccaTTTGAAGTCCACGCCCAGCGCAGGAGCGCCAGATCTGGCGCGTGGCCTACACGCGCCAGATTTGGCGCATGAAACCAGGCGTGGCTTCAAATGGAGCAGCTTTTGTCTATGCATTTTCTGGAATAAATGCTATTCTATCCTATCTAAATTCATTTTCAGTCcattttattaattagttttatctttttaaccctatacaattttaaaaaattagtgCTCTAGTGGTATATTACTACCCTTTATTACTGACCCCACCAAAGTAACAACCATTGTTATTACCCACTACTGATGCTCTtacaacaagtaacaaaacTTATGCCTCTACTCTACCTATAACTTATTACTTATTTGTTTCGATATTAAATTTAAGgctttttatatgaaaatcatatctactaataaaattacaattaaatcatattataaaatttaatttttaatatgtcactattatatatatatatatatgattttgtactctaatttataaattttaaacctcaattcataaatcataaactctaaaaaatatatcttaaaCTCTTAATTCATAAAacctaattcttaaaatatatgaaaaacaattatttgcttagtttgacattatttaaattagtacttgacatagttgtaaataaattttcaaatctaaatttctgtgtaaatttcccttaaatttaattgtttttttattgaagATTAAATTCACAAAATTTTGTTGAAACAATTAACTGTATATTATTAtgtataattatattttattttttaatataaatatattagttaGACATGTTGGGCTGAGAAATTAGTTTTCTTAACTTCATCTAATCCGGCCCGAATCCAATATAAATATAACGTCGGCTAGGTTTAGATAAGTTAATTAAAGGAAAATTTACATACAAATTCACTTTTTAAAAACTATCtagtcaaatcataattttaaattatatcaaactaataaaatcaatatttttattatattttaagaattatagtttataaattagagtcTAAGATATATTATCTAGAGtttaagatttataaattgtaatttagaatttttaaattagaatataaaaatatattttatttgttatagaaaataataacatattcaaaattaaatttaataatctgatttaattgtaattttatttttagttataatatttatatagaaAACACAGAATTAAAAATCATATCGGTTTAGGCCCGATCCGACTCGAGCCCATAAACATATCTATAAATCACCAATGAACTTCAAGAGATATAACGTAATGTGTTACATCTACgttaaggaggaagaaggaagttccttcttcctcctctcgcCGGGTTAGGTTTACTGTAttgttttttattgtattttttttagtttgtgtttatatattttattagatctctttatccgtttgaattgtatctactctctattattCTGTTTATACCTTTTTTCGGATTAGCAAGAGCAgaaacgatttattttatatgtggatcaatatatctgcgtggttacaaaaaaaaaaaagactcagatccgaatattCGAAAGGACCTAAATAATGAAGATTCGATTGCAGTTGCTTTTCTGCGGATTATGATTTCAATGAAATATATgtgttattatttttatgtatgtTTTATAGTACCTTTAATGgattttattgctctttgtaatcGTTTTCGtcctattatagattttataaggttttttaCTTTTTCCGTTTCTTATTGTACTTGTTCTTTTCGTATCTAATGAAGATGGAGacattttcatttaaaaaaaacgttACATCTACAGATTTTCACATTTGATGAGACTATTCGAATTTTACCggcttaatacacaaataacctctgaacttgtccaaatgttataactgccccctccaactttcaattgtaacaacttacccctcgaacttgtccaattgtaacaatttttcccttaaacttgtccaattgtaaaatataaccccaaattgctgacatggactgcaattgaagataCGCGTAAAATGCAAAgtctgcaacgctcgtggagtgtgataatcagatctttagcGTGATACCGGGAAAATTCTTTTactgttgcttcaagtacggggtaaaaaaattcccaatttggagttatgttttacaattgaataagtttaaggggtaagttgttacaattgaaagttgagagGGGCAGTtgtaacatttggacaagttcaaggggtcatttgtgtattaggccaatTTTACCCgtttcaattgtaaaatttaGTTGCCAATTATACCCTCAGTTTTAAGAGTCCATAGTACCAAAACGGCGTAGTTTCAATTCGGTGTATGCATTTGTGCAACTTTCTGCTTGCGTTAGGTTTTCTGTCGACCATTCCTTCGGTTGGAAACGCTCTGTTTACTCCTTGTGATTTTCTTCTGCGGACTGAGGAAATGGGAAGCAAAAGGTTGAAGATGGAGGAGGAGAAACAAGATCGAATCAGTGACTTGCCAGATTCTCTCATTCAACATATCCTATCCTTTTTGCCATCAACAAAACAAGCTATTCAGACTGGAATTCTATCAAAACGATGGCAAAAACAATGGACCGAAGTTCCGGTTCTCATCTTCAATTCCGATGGTATGTTTAATGAAAACAATCTTAAATTCATTGATGATACCTTAATTCTCCACGATTGCTCCAAGATCTACAAATTTCATCTATATCTTCGTCTTTTTCACTTAGAGAGAGATCCTCAAATTGCTTCGAAAATCGATTTTGCAACAAGTAAAGACGTGGAGGACTTAAATTTGAGTTTATCAATGGAAGGTTTTTACTTGTTACCGCAATTCCTTTTCAACAATGCTTCACTTGTTAAATTAAAAACAGTTGGTTGTAGTTTTATACCTAATGGAAAGGTAAATTGGGGATGTCTCACCGTATTGAACATTAGACGTTGTAAATTGACTGATCATACCATAGAACATCTTGTATCTGGTAGTCCATTGCTCGAATCCTTAGAATTAATAAGCTGTTCTGAGTATGATAAAATTGTTATTGCTTCCAAATCCTTGAAAAGATTGGTTTTACATCATGGCATACCTAGCATTTCTGTTCttgaaatttcatgtccaaaGCTTGAGGAAGTATGCCTTCAAGGTATGGTTACAAATGATCCAAAGCTGTTTGCTCAAGCGATTGAAAATGTTCTATCCGGAAGTTCCTTACTTGAGTCAATGTCAATTGAATCAATCTATGTTCGCGTGCTTGATCCGCTAGTTATTGCTTCAAAATCTTTGAAGAGATTGGTTGTAGGAAGTATTAGAGGCGGTTTTGATATTGAAATCTCATGTCCAAAGCTTAAAGAACTGAAGTTGCTCGGGTGTTTGAATATTAACGATGCTAAATTGCTGAATTTGCCTTCTTCACTTTGCGCTACTATTGATTTTCAACATCCTCGGGGGCAAAAAGCTTGTAAAGGCTTGATTAAGGACATTCTGCAGCAGCTTCAACATGTCAAGGAACTAAAATTCGGGAGTTGGTTTATCTCGGTAACTTTTAATGGAACATTTCATCATTGTTTATTCAGGAGAACATGTGTAGTTAACATTTTTGCCATCTGCTTTATGAATTTCTATTTCCACATTATGTTTGTAGATTTTGCCAACTATGAAGGTAGAAGATGGGTTTTCTCCACGGTTAAATATCAAATATTTGACTTTGAATTCTCCTCATTTGATAAAGCATCATTCAAGAATTTCATACGTACTTCGTATTTCACCTGTGCTTGAGAAATTAATTATCAATGTTCCGCCATATCGTAAGGTAATTTCTTGAACCTTTGaaattttaaatatcaaattatTTTATGCATTAGAAAGTTTTATCACTCCATGTGTTTTCTgaatttttagtttataaagaaaatggaataataaaaaatgatgtaACTTGTTAATTTGTATAGcttaataaatatatgtattcaATTTACATGTATTCTTAAGTTTCTTGGCTGAACATTTGCTAATGTTAGGTCAATCATAAGGGTGGGAATAATTACTGGCTTCCAGATGCGACTGATTTCGATTGTTTGGAATCACATCTTAAGACTATTAAGATTGTTGGCTTTGACTTTCCGGTGGGAGATGGCAGAGGTCAGCATATGCTATACTTGATTCAGTTTCTACTTAAGAATGCAAGAGTATTAGAAAAGATGGTGGTCGTGGTGAAAGATGATGGAACAGGTTTTCCGTTAGAAGTTTCTCATGAATTGTTATGTTTACCAAGATGTTCTCAAAATGCCATTATTGAGTTTGTATGTTCTAAGGAAATAGGAATTTTTTTGTAGTTTTTACATTTGGCACAAATAGTTGGAGGAGCAGATGATTAACTGCTTTTATATATTGCTATATATATGCTACTGAAAATGGAGTTGATGGATGAATTTTGTTGGGAGGTTGTTCAACCAGATTTCTTTGGTTAAAACGGATGGGTATCAAATGGAAGGGGAATAGTTCTGGTTGTTTATCTGTTGCTTCTGCCTGGAATTCTATCCAGAAAAAGCATGCCTGTAATCTGGTTTGAGTGTCAAGCAGAGGCTTTTCAGCATCAAGTTTGGGATGCAATATGAGCCGTCAGCTGATTTTTACAATCTTCAACCTGACTTGAGGATTTAATTAGGCTTGTGGCGTTTTATGTTCGTTGTCAATTGTTTGGTGTAAAGCATCTTGTAGgattttcagaaaaaaaaagcaTTTGGTACTTGATGATGTAAATTTCTATTTGTCTAGTTTTGAGATTAAAGTTTGAAATTTGCCCAAGACCATGATAATCAGTTGCATTTGTTGAACTTCAGAATTACAGGTTACAAGTTTTACAtttaacattattattattgtgtgttaatttatgattttattaattgtttttttttgcatCCTATGCTATTGATGTGTGCTTTTCATGATTGAAtgatgaatttttagagaacgCAAAGGCTCGTCCTGTGAGACGTGTTTTGTTCTAATCGTCTTTGTTTATTGGTGATATTCATAGTTAATTAGTTATATGTGgtttttaattatcattaatgaaatttgaTGTGAATTCAGACAATAGTTTTGTTTTTTCTCAAGAATGCAAGAGTGTTGGAAAAAATGGTCATTGAATTGAAAGCTGATAGAAGATATTTTCAGTTGAAAGTTTCTCAAGAAATGTTAAGCTTGCCAAGAtcagaatggaaggttgaggaCATGAGCAAGCTTTTTTCCTTAAAGAACACAACTCAATACATGTCCATGGCTGCTGCAAAGAAAAGGAAGTCAGGAAGTCAAGGATCAAGATGAACTTACTGATTCATACATCGATCTTTTTACTTGTCTTTCCAACCACAGTCAAAGGTAAACTTTAAGTTGAACACCCAACAacttgacatttttttttgtcttcaaTGAATCTTATTTACCTTTCTTTGTCATCAAATGTATAAGCATTTCTTAACGTTCGTAATAATCTGTTGGAACTTTTGGAGAAAATGAATCCAAGAAGGTGTATCATGTCTGAATCTAACTAGGGTTCACGACGGTGATTGAACTGGAACAAAAAAAAGAGGGATTTTAATTGTAAGACATCTAATGAAACCGTCAATGGAATTGAGATCTCATTCAAAGAAAAATATATCGAATATCTGGTGTTTCTTTTTGTATACTGTATGGATGATCTCATGTGCAAGGACTAGGATTGAGAATTGTTTGATAGTCTTTCTCTGAGGAAGTGGAGGAAATAATGGTTTGATTATGTGACTTGTAGGTTGAGAATGAAAACATTAACTTGTAGGAATTTCGTGTAGGAGGGAGGTTTGCTGCATTCTTGGACATCATAATTCACTCTGGGAGGAATGGTTTCAAGTGGCTCTTTGTCTGGAAGATGATTTAGAGGTGTTGTAATTGCATCTCAGATCTTCTTTCCTGATTCTGTCATTGGAAGAGAATGCTTATCAAAATTTTGGTGCACTTTGATATTGTCTTGGGTTTAGTGAAGATGCATCGATCTTTAATTGCATAAAATCTTAAATGGTATTGACTAAATTGCAGAATTTATTCAATATGCCTACTTTT includes:
- the LOC136226458 gene encoding putative F-box/LRR-repeat protein At5g02700 isoform X2 — encoded protein: MGSKRLKMEEEKQDRISDLPDSLIQHILSFLPSTKQAIQTGILSKRWQKQWTEVPVLIFNSDGMFNENNLKFIDDTLILHDCSKIYKFHLYLRLFHLERDPQIASKIDFATSKDVEDLNLSLSMEGFYLLPQFLFNNASLVKLKTVGCSFIPNGKVNWGCLTVLNIRRCKLTDHTIEHLVSGSPLLESLELISCSEYDKIVIASKSLKRLVLHHGIPSISVLEISCPKLEEVCLQGMVTNDPKLFAQAIENVLSGSSLLESMSIESIYVRVLDPLVIASKSLKRLVVGSIRGGFDIEISCPKLKELKLLGCLNINDAKLLNLPSSLCATIDFQHPRGQKACKGLIKDILQQLQHVKELKFGSWFISILPTMKVEDGFSPRLNIKYLTLNSPHLIKHHSRISYVLRISPVLEKLIINVPPYRKVNHKGGNNYWLPDATDFDCLESHLKTIKIVGFDFPVGDGRGQHMLYLIQFLLKNARVLEKMVVVVKDDGTDNSFVFSQECKSVGKNGH
- the LOC136226458 gene encoding putative F-box/LRR-repeat protein At5g02700 isoform X1 produces the protein MGSKRLKMEEEKQDRISDLPDSLIQHILSFLPSTKQAIQTGILSKRWQKQWTEVPVLIFNSDGMFNENNLKFIDDTLILHDCSKIYKFHLYLRLFHLERDPQIASKIDFATSKDVEDLNLSLSMEGFYLLPQFLFNNASLVKLKTVGCSFIPNGKVNWGCLTVLNIRRCKLTDHTIEHLVSGSPLLESLELISCSEYDKIVIASKSLKRLVLHHGIPSISVLEISCPKLEEVCLQGMVTNDPKLFAQAIENVLSGSSLLESMSIESIYVRVLDPLVIASKSLKRLVVGSIRGGFDIEISCPKLKELKLLGCLNINDAKLLNLPSSLCATIDFQHPRGQKACKGLIKDILQQLQHVKELKFGSWFISILPTMKVEDGFSPRLNIKYLTLNSPHLIKHHSRISYVLRISPVLEKLIINVPPYRKVNHKGGNNYWLPDATDFDCLESHLKTIKIVGFDFPVGDGRGQHMLYLIQFLLKNARVLEKMVVVVKDDGTGFPLEVSHELLCLPRCSQNAIIEFVCSKEIGIFL